From Camelus dromedarius isolate mCamDro1 chromosome X, mCamDro1.pat, whole genome shotgun sequence, one genomic window encodes:
- the FOXR2 gene encoding forkhead box protein R2 — MDLNLKSPKFWYSLHGQVPGMLDWDMGNEFYLPCSTDQCSLAEQNLAKYKVRVMKTPKVPQERRFSPSKDGPDCEPNLWMWVNPNIVCHLGNQEAPKLSKKKDLPSMLPSPQPLPKDEESNCSEVTVMESLPSSSSELSPPQKQFTSSPSDWEITEEEPEEQANKASVALQTPNKGEFLQSQKLQRGDNQEKSWSRPPLNYSHLIALALRNSPPCGLNVQEIYSFTQHHFPFFWTAPDGWKNTIRHNLCFLSSFEKTPVSPQDGANAKPRSSFWRLTEEGHRRFQKEIRALASTRKESIQQCMSQPDVMTSLFDL; from the coding sequence ATGGACCTAAACCTAAAAAGTCCCAAGTTCTGGTACAGTCTCCATGGCCAGGTCCCAGGGATGCTGGACTGGGACATGGGGAATGAGTTCTACCTGCCCTGCAGCACAGACCAATGTTCCTTAGCTGAGCAGAACCTTGCCAAATACAAAGTCCGAGTAATGAAGACCCCCAAGGTACCTCAAGAGAGGAGATTCAGTCCTAGCAAAGATGGTCCTGACTGTGAACCCAACCTGTGGATGTGGGTGAATCCCAACATCGTGTGCCACCTTGGCAACCAGGAGGCCCCAAAGCTCAGTAAGAAAAAGGATCTACCAAGCATGCTTCCTTCCCCTCAGCCTCTCCCAAAAGATGAAGAGTCTAACTGCTCAGAGGTCACAGTGATGGAGTCCCTACCATCTTCCTCCAGCGAGCTATCTCCCCCACAGAAGCAGTTCACCTCTTCCCCCAGTGACTGGGAGATCACAGAAGAGGAACCTGAGGAACAAGCTAACAAAGCCTCTGTGGCTCTCCAAACTCCAAACAAAGGAGAATTCTTACAGAGCCAGAAGCTACAGCGAGGTGACAACCAGGAGAAGTCTTGGTCCCGCCCCCCCCTCAATTACAGTCATTTAATTGccctggcactaagaaacagccccCCATGTGGCCTCAATGTTCAAGAGATCTACAGTTTCACCCAGcatcatttcccctttttctgGACGGCTCCAGATGGTTGGAAGAACACCATCCGCCACAACCTCTGCTTCCTGAGCAGCTTTGAGAAGACACCAGTCAGCCCTCAGGATGGGGCCAATGCAAAGCCACGGTCTAGCTTCTGGAGGCTTACTGAGGAGGGACACCGCCGCTTTCAGAAGGAGATTCGTGCCTTAGCCTCCACTAGGAAGGAGAGTATTCAACAGTGCATGAGCCAGCCAGATGTGATGACCTCCCTCTTTGACCTTTAA